In the Lusitaniella coriacea LEGE 07157 genome, one interval contains:
- a CDS encoding winged helix-turn-helix domain-containing protein: protein MPIIIIKARPGKTTAEQALELIDAHPDGISIRELCVTLNRPVSMIQICLKAALTAGRITAIQEGMSLVYCLKSERIGKNKD, encoded by the coding sequence TTGCCAATCATCATTATTAAAGCCCGTCCTGGGAAAACTACTGCTGAACAAGCGCTCGAATTAATCGACGCTCACCCGGATGGCATCAGTATCAGGGAGCTTTGCGTTACATTGAATCGTCCTGTCTCAATGATTCAGATTTGTCTCAAAGCAGCGCTTACGGCAGGTCGCATTACTGCAATTCAAGAAGGAATGTCATTGGTCTACTGTTTAAAAAGCGAAAGAATTGGGAAAAATAAAGATTAA
- a CDS encoding DUF559 domain-containing protein: MTQLFENSKEVFDAGFFNKKVGHEYIGKEYIHEGQFSIKYAGKRETPNHHYTIEAVRKKDEGRLGDVVLKVYKDAKALDAIWGRRNRAHYKNMGFESPAEVAVAIEFSRRKILFFSNPTCLIEDRSGVPVTRRPDFLVVYKGQTRILEVDGGQYHQNALEDYRRDRLFERHGLRVTRFTADECLTHPELVVDEFLELFSLGNHADIAFEKMLREQQRTIRLD; encoded by the coding sequence ATGACTCAGTTGTTTGAAAATTCAAAAGAAGTTTTTGATGCAGGCTTTTTCAATAAAAAAGTGGGGCATGAGTATATTGGGAAAGAATACATTCACGAAGGGCAGTTTTCAATTAAGTATGCAGGAAAACGAGAAACCCCAAACCATCACTACACAATAGAAGCAGTCAGAAAAAAAGATGAAGGAAGGTTAGGTGATGTAGTGTTGAAGGTATATAAAGATGCCAAAGCTCTTGACGCTATTTGGGGGAGGAGAAACAGGGCGCATTATAAAAATATGGGTTTTGAATCTCCAGCAGAAGTTGCGGTTGCCATTGAATTCAGCAGGCGGAAAATATTATTTTTCTCAAACCCAACTTGTTTAATTGAGGATCGGTCGGGCGTTCCCGTAACTAGGCGACCAGATTTTCTAGTGGTCTACAAAGGACAAACTCGAATCCTTGAAGTTGATGGGGGTCAGTATCACCAGAATGCTCTTGAGGATTATCGGCGCGATCGACTGTTTGAGCGACACGGTTTGCGGGTTACGAGATTCACTGCTGATGAATGTCTGACGCACCCAGAATTAGTTGTTGATGAGTTTTTGGAGCTATTTAGTCTGGGGAACCATGCCGATATCGCATTTGAGAAAATGCTCAGAGAGCAACAGCGAACAATACGCTTAGATTAA
- a CDS encoding thermonuclease family protein: MQITKPIQIVLTVAVLLLAGTAAAHYALSRSGSDTEHGWRVSAIASGNQVTLTRKRREKVFKLCGVDIPEGFAKEAEDALRSILPRNQEIFLVRSGRDRGSVEVFVPQGEGENLVNVELLIRGLGRAIKPKDCPNGIALENAEQIAREAKLGIWKRSEIELQSHSPLFILMFP, translated from the coding sequence GTGCAAATAACCAAACCCATTCAAATAGTACTAACAGTTGCGGTGTTACTGTTAGCGGGAACTGCCGCCGCTCACTATGCTCTGTCCCGTTCTGGCAGCGATACCGAACACGGTTGGCGGGTCAGCGCGATCGCGTCTGGAAACCAAGTCACGCTCACCAGGAAGAGGAGAGAGAAAGTTTTCAAACTCTGTGGGGTGGACATTCCAGAAGGCTTTGCAAAAGAGGCTGAGGACGCGCTACGGTCAATCCTGCCAAGGAATCAAGAAATTTTTTTGGTTCGCTCAGGGCGCGATCGCGGGTCGGTAGAAGTTTTTGTCCCTCAAGGTGAGGGTGAGAATTTGGTCAATGTCGAGTTATTGATTCGTGGTTTAGGACGTGCGATCAAGCCTAAAGATTGTCCTAATGGCATTGCGCTGGAGAATGCGGAACAGATAGCGCGAGAAGCCAAACTGGGGATTTGGAAAAGGAGTGAGATTGAACTTCAATCTCACTCCCCACTTTTCATTTTGATGTTTCCCTGA
- a CDS encoding IS1/IS1595 family N-terminal zinc-binding domain-containing protein, producing MQEEFIASKKQLESWDGLTNNLSLASLALCGVSAPIALYATAKNQPGGILAGYSLTGTGLFCLFGSLLVGRIVGDKLSRIRAELKLAEKRYHEGKTEGISQGKQETEGEWEKDKQKRDRAWESKLTNQLTQQKQEIEKSTKALTERLEAIIAQKEEQIAQLREAFVIARSEGESEASRRYERRLTDLNEDLELARNRVRRVEDLKRENEQLNFALQARQQALDSKEEMLRHREMQTAQSQSQMQQVVENNRQLQQLTANLQREMEMREQEIAVMVESTRNQAVAETQEKLANLYQLELEKASAIAARLKAELSTYRRRENLDKGLPELRNLLVRGDKPILKPAFIVGDQGSGKALHSVELARLFSLGADSVIAVALDISEGGREDSSWARLGVPVTNDREAFFRLLKAVKAQLDNPQSSLPFRNDKQRYWASPPILLFIDEALTSFAGMDKNELVEISEAIRAIETRGSKRKVFLVAMGTNDQIQNLSPEGKGSKGGTQAVKIWNTGTLNSYLQIYLNDAAKALATDEELKANLGLQHYLAAYGDGYFIASAKWTDGKGKFLKPFKHVSHHGHLLTETIPSRAIEPVNLAPCPGFFPQEITRLYQQFLKPEIESGLENDGLEDTSPLSGDEVGMEGSEGMRKSLERLLELNSQNPPLEEDENSSKGMEIAPTCPHCGGKDLAKNGKRKSGKQRLKCKSCKKNFSI from the coding sequence ATGCAAGAGGAGTTCATTGCGTCCAAGAAACAGTTGGAAAGTTGGGATGGGTTAACCAATAACCTCTCCCTAGCTTCTCTTGCCCTCTGTGGGGTATCAGCCCCGATCGCGCTCTATGCCACAGCCAAAAATCAACCGGGAGGAATTCTTGCGGGATACTCCCTCACGGGAACGGGCTTATTTTGCCTGTTCGGTTCCTTACTGGTTGGTCGCATCGTTGGTGACAAACTCAGCAGAATCCGAGCCGAACTTAAATTGGCAGAGAAGCGATACCACGAGGGCAAGACAGAGGGTATTAGCCAGGGAAAGCAAGAGACAGAGGGGGAATGGGAGAAAGATAAACAAAAGCGCGATCGCGCGTGGGAATCCAAACTCACCAACCAACTCACTCAACAGAAGCAGGAAATAGAAAAGTCAACCAAAGCCCTCACAGAGCGTCTAGAAGCCATCATCGCCCAAAAAGAAGAGCAGATTGCTCAACTCAGAGAAGCGTTCGTTATCGCCCGTTCTGAAGGGGAATCAGAAGCCTCTCGGAGATATGAGCGGCGGTTGACTGACCTCAATGAGGATTTAGAGCTTGCCCGGAACCGAGTGAGGCGGGTGGAAGACCTCAAGCGTGAAAACGAGCAGTTAAACTTTGCCCTCCAAGCCCGTCAGCAAGCCCTCGATTCCAAAGAGGAAATGCTGAGGCACCGTGAAATGCAAACAGCTCAGAGCCAATCCCAGATGCAACAGGTGGTAGAAAACAATCGCCAGTTACAGCAGTTGACCGCCAACCTGCAACGAGAAATGGAGATGCGAGAGCAAGAGATTGCGGTAATGGTGGAATCAACTCGTAATCAAGCGGTAGCTGAGACTCAAGAGAAACTTGCTAACCTCTATCAATTGGAATTAGAGAAAGCCAGCGCGATCGCGGCTCGTCTCAAAGCAGAACTTTCCACCTATCGCCGTCGCGAGAATCTTGATAAGGGATTGCCAGAATTGCGGAATTTGTTGGTTAGGGGAGATAAGCCGATTCTCAAGCCAGCATTCATCGTTGGCGACCAAGGGAGTGGAAAAGCCCTACATTCGGTTGAGTTAGCGCGGCTGTTTAGCCTTGGGGCGGATTCGGTTATTGCTGTGGCATTGGATATCTCTGAGGGAGGTAGAGAGGACAGTTCTTGGGCAAGGTTAGGAGTTCCCGTGACCAATGACCGAGAGGCGTTTTTCCGGCTGCTGAAGGCGGTCAAGGCTCAATTAGACAATCCCCAATCCTCTCTCCCATTCCGCAACGACAAGCAGCGCTACTGGGCTTCACCGCCAATCCTGCTGTTTATCGATGAGGCGTTGACCAGTTTTGCTGGCATGGACAAAAACGAACTCGTTGAGATTAGCGAGGCGATTCGTGCCATTGAAACCAGGGGAAGTAAGCGTAAAGTTTTCCTCGTGGCAATGGGAACGAACGATCAGATTCAGAACCTCTCGCCAGAAGGAAAAGGCTCTAAGGGCGGAACTCAAGCGGTGAAGATTTGGAATACGGGAACGCTTAATTCCTACCTCCAAATCTACCTGAACGATGCGGCTAAGGCATTGGCAACCGATGAGGAGTTGAAGGCTAATCTAGGCTTGCAACATTACCTCGCAGCTTATGGCGATGGCTACTTCATTGCGTCTGCAAAATGGACAGATGGAAAGGGTAAATTCTTGAAGCCATTTAAGCACGTTTCGCATCACGGGCATTTGCTCACAGAGACAATTCCCAGTCGCGCGATCGAGCCTGTTAACTTAGCCCCTTGCCCAGGTTTCTTCCCTCAAGAAATCACACGCCTTTATCAACAGTTTCTCAAGCCAGAAATTGAGTCTGGTTTAGAGAATGATGGACTGGAGGATACCTCCCCCTTGAGTGGTGATGAGGTGGGGATGGAGGGTAGTGAGGGGATGCGGAAATCGCTGGAGCGCCTACTAGAACTGAACTCCCAAAACCCTCCCTTGGAAGAGGACGAAAATTCTTCTAAGGGAATGGAGATAGCCCCCACCTGTCCCCACTGTGGAGGAAAAGACTTAGCCAAAAACGGGAAAAGAAAATCCGGTAAGCAACGCCTGAAGTGCAAAAGCTGCAAGAAAAACTTTTCAATTTGA